The Streptomyces sp. WZ-12 genome segment CAGCCGACGATGATCCACCAGGCCGGGTGGGCGGCGGCCAGGAATTCGGGGTGGCTGGCGCCGGCGTGCGCCCCGCCCGCCAGGACGGCGCCGAACACCGCGACCCCCAGGGACTGCCCGACCTGCCGGCTGGTGGAGGCCACGGCCGCCGCGACGCCCGCCTGGGAGCGCGGCATGCCGGACACCGCGGTATTGGTGATCGGGGCGTTGACCAGGCCGAAGCCGATGCCGAAGAGGACGTACCCGGCGAACAGCAGGCCGGTCGCCGACTCGGTGTTGAAGGCCGCGAGGAGGGCGCCGCTGAGCGCCATGGCGCAGCCGGCCAGCAGCAGCGGCAGCCGCGGCCCGCGGCCGCCGACCAGCCGCCCGGACAGCGGCGCGCAGACCAGCGTCATGCCGGCCATGGGGATCATGTAGAGGCCGGCGTCCAGGGCGGACAGGCCGCGGATGTTCTGCAGGTAGAGGGTGTTGACGAACAGGAAGCCGCCGAGCGCGGCGAAGGCGCAGACCGCTATCACGGTGGCGCCGGCGAACGGCGCGCTGTGGAAGAACCGCAGGTCGATCAGCGGCTCCCGGCGCCGTCGCTCGTAGCCGATCAGGGCGACCAGCGAGACCAGCGCCACCATCACGAACCCCAGGATCTCCGCCGAGTCCCAACCGGTCGACGGGGCCTCGATGATCGCGTACGTCAGCGAGCCGAGGAGCGTGACCACCAGCAGTTGGCCGACCGGATCGACCCGGCGCGGCCGGGGTGCGCGGGACTCCGGCACGTAGCGGAGGGTGAGGAAGAGCGCCAGCGCGCCGATCGGGACGTTGATCCAGAAGATCGAGCGCCAGCCGACGTTCTGCACCAACAGCCCGCCGATCACCGGCCCGGCGGCCATGCTGATGCCGACCACCCCGCCCCACACCCCGATGGCGCGGGCCCGCTCCCGGGGGTCGGTGAAGGTGTTGGTGATGATCGACATCGCGACGGGGTTGAGCATCGAGCCGCCGACCGCCTGCACCATCCGGAACACCACCAGCCACCCCAGGTCGGGCGCCAGGCTGCACAGCAGCGAGCCGAACGCGAAGACCACCAGTCCGGCCGTGAAGACCCGCCGCCGGCCGAGCCGGTCCGCGGTCGAGCCGGAGAGCATCAGCAGCGCGGCCAGCACCAGGGTGTAGGCGTCGATCGTCCACTGCATCCCGGAGACCGACGCGTGCAGCTCGCGCTGCATCGAGGGCAGGGCGACGTTGAGGACGGTGTTGTCCAGGCTGACGATCAGCAGGCTCATGCAGCAGATCGCCAGGACGAGCAGACGCCGCCGACGGCTGAGGTCAGGCATGGTTGAACGCTACAACGATCCGGTCCGTTCGGCCCCCGGCGGGGCCTCCGGTCCAGTGCGGGACAATGGGGTGCATGAGTTCGCTGCAGATCGGCCCGCACGCGGTGCAGCCCCCCGTGGTGCTGGCCCCCATGGCCGGGATCACCAACGCCCCGTTCCGGACGCTGTGCCGGGAGTTCAGCGGAGGCAAGGGCCTCTACGTCAGCGAGATGATCACCACTCGGGCGCTGGTCGAGCGCAACGAGAAGACCATGCAGCTCATCCGCTTCGACGCCAGCGAGCGCCCGCGGTCGATCCAGCTCTACGGCGTGGACCCGGCCACCGTCGGCAAGGCCGTCCGCATGATCGTCGAAGAGGACCTGGCCGACCACATCGACCTCAACTTCGGCTGCCCGGTCCCCAAGGTGACCCGCAAGGGCGGCGGCTCCGCCCTGCCGTACAAGCGGCCGCTGCTGCGCGCCATCCTCCGCGAGGCGGTCAGCGGGGCCGGTGCGCTGCCGGTGACGATGAAGATGCGCAAGGGCATCAACGACGACCACCTCACCTACCTCGACGCCGGCCGGATCGCCGTCGAGGAGGGCGTCACCGCCATCGCCCTGCACGGCCGCACCACCGCCCAGCACTACGGCGGCACCGCCGACTGGGACGCCATCGCGCGGCTCAAGGAGCACGTCCCGGAGATCCCGGTGCTCGGCAACGGCGACATCTGGTCGGCGGACGACGCGGTGCGGATGATGCGGCAGACCGGCTGCGACGGCGTGGTGGTCGGCCGCGGTTGCCTGGGCCGCCCCTGGCTCTTCGGCGATCTGGTCGCCGCCTTCGAGGGCGGCGGCGCGCCCGCGGCCCCCGGTCTGCGCGAGGTCGCGGCCGTCATGGTGCGGCACGCCACCCTGCTCGGCGAGTGGCTGGGCGACGAGGCCCGCGGCGTGATCGACTTCCGCAAGCACGTCGCCTGGTACCTCAAGGGCTTCGCGGTCGGCTCCGAGATGCGCAAGCGGCTGGCGATCAGCTCGTCGCTGGCCGAGCTGGCGGAGGGGCTGCACGAGCTCGACCTCGACCAGCCGTGGCCGGCCGGCGCCGACGGCCCGCGCGGCCGGACCTCCGGCAACAACCGCGTGGTGCTGCCGGACGGTTGGCTCCAGGACCCCTACGACTGCGCCGGCATCGGCGAGGACGCCGAACTGGACACCTCCGGCGGCTGACCGCACCGGCTTCCTTTCCTTATCAACTCCCCCTAACGGGCGAGCAGTTCACCGGCCCCGAACTCGATCCCGATACCGATACCGCCGACCCCGGTCCCGATACCGATGCTGATCCCGGTATGGGTATCGGGGTCGCCGCATTCCGGAATCCGTATCCGCGGTCGGCGATCCGCGCCGCCGTGAACGGATCGCGCGGAACGGTCGGAATGATCCGTACCCGGAACAACTCGCGCCCTCGGAAGGGGAATTCCGAATACCGCGCGGAATGGCTCGCCGACGGCGCGGAACGGCGCGAAACGATCCGGTACGGCACGGCGCGCGGGAAAGCCGCGGCCGAGAAAGAAAAAGGCGCGGACCGCGGAACCGGAATTCGTGTACGGGGCACGAGAAGGAGGAACCGGCCCGCCCGCTCGCGCCGCCGCGCCCCGCCCTCTTCCGGGCGGGCCGGTCGGGCGGCACCATGCGGCACCGGGGGACCGGCCCGCGGGGGCCGGCGAACGCACC includes the following:
- a CDS encoding MFS transporter — protein: MPDLSRRRRLLVLAICCMSLLIVSLDNTVLNVALPSMQRELHASVSGMQWTIDAYTLVLAALLMLSGSTADRLGRRRVFTAGLVVFAFGSLLCSLAPDLGWLVVFRMVQAVGGSMLNPVAMSIITNTFTDPRERARAIGVWGGVVGISMAAGPVIGGLLVQNVGWRSIFWINVPIGALALFLTLRYVPESRAPRPRRVDPVGQLLVVTLLGSLTYAIIEAPSTGWDSAEILGFVMVALVSLVALIGYERRRREPLIDLRFFHSAPFAGATVIAVCAFAALGGFLFVNTLYLQNIRGLSALDAGLYMIPMAGMTLVCAPLSGRLVGGRGPRLPLLLAGCAMALSGALLAAFNTESATGLLFAGYVLFGIGFGLVNAPITNTAVSGMPRSQAGVAAAVASTSRQVGQSLGVAVFGAVLAGGAHAGASHPEFLAAAHPAWWIIVGCGGAIFLLGALTTGRWARTTAERTAALFEDGTAPDHSRACAGS
- the dusB gene encoding tRNA dihydrouridine synthase DusB; translated protein: MGCMSSLQIGPHAVQPPVVLAPMAGITNAPFRTLCREFSGGKGLYVSEMITTRALVERNEKTMQLIRFDASERPRSIQLYGVDPATVGKAVRMIVEEDLADHIDLNFGCPVPKVTRKGGGSALPYKRPLLRAILREAVSGAGALPVTMKMRKGINDDHLTYLDAGRIAVEEGVTAIALHGRTTAQHYGGTADWDAIARLKEHVPEIPVLGNGDIWSADDAVRMMRQTGCDGVVVGRGCLGRPWLFGDLVAAFEGGGAPAAPGLREVAAVMVRHATLLGEWLGDEARGVIDFRKHVAWYLKGFAVGSEMRKRLAISSSLAELAEGLHELDLDQPWPAGADGPRGRTSGNNRVVLPDGWLQDPYDCAGIGEDAELDTSGG